One genomic region from Gemmatimonadota bacterium encodes:
- a CDS encoding 50S ribosomal protein L25 produces the protein MATASLTATRRTGTGKGNARSLRRDGQVPAVIYGHARESLPLAVSARDLEKLLSRISADNTVVELAVDGTTSRALIREIQRHPFKRAILHIDFQEIVAGEKMTVRVPLRLIGTPVGVRLSGGIIDHPLRELTISVDPARMPNQIEIDITDLDLGDSIHVSGVKVPDGVTVLDEPGAAVVVIATPRAAVEAVAAEVEPTSAEPEVIRAKKPEEGAEPEKK, from the coding sequence ATGGCAACAGCATCACTCACCGCAACCCGCCGCACCGGTACCGGAAAGGGCAACGCACGCTCGCTTCGCCGCGACGGCCAGGTCCCTGCGGTCATCTACGGACATGCGCGCGAATCGCTGCCGCTCGCCGTTTCGGCGCGCGATCTCGAGAAGCTGCTGTCGCGCATCTCGGCCGATAACACGGTTGTCGAGCTGGCGGTAGACGGCACAACTTCCCGCGCACTCATTCGCGAGATTCAGCGCCATCCCTTCAAGCGCGCGATCCTGCACATCGATTTCCAGGAGATCGTCGCCGGTGAGAAGATGACGGTGCGCGTTCCGCTGCGTCTCATCGGTACGCCGGTCGGAGTGCGCCTGAGCGGCGGCATCATCGACCACCCGCTTCGCGAGCTCACGATCTCGGTCGATCCGGCCAGGATGCCGAATCAGATCGAGATCGACATCACCGACCTCGACCTCGGCGACTCCATTCACGTGAGCGGCGTCAAGGTTCCTGACGGCGTCACCGTGCTGGACGAGCCCGGCGCAGCCGTCGTCGTCATCGCAACGCCACGCGCAGCGGTGGAAGCTGTCGCGGCGGAAGTCGAGCCGACCTCGGCGGAGCCGGAAGTCATTCGCGCCAAGAAGCCGGAAGAGGGTGCAGAGCCCGAGAAGAAGTAA
- the pth gene encoding aminoacyl-tRNA hydrolase — protein sequence MKLIVGLGNPGREYAATRHNVGWWLVDHLAERWHFDGWRKDGDAQVSSGTLGNVKVRLLKPQTFMNLSGDALRPYTRRPFWAPATDLLVISDEVALPVGRYRTRAKGSAGGHNGLKSIEHVLKTRDYARLRIGVGPPADRQISGDLADFVLAPFGKMEREEIMSLMPSLTDVCEIWAKGDIEAAMRLNN from the coding sequence GTGAAACTCATCGTCGGACTCGGCAATCCCGGTCGCGAATACGCAGCGACGCGCCACAATGTAGGGTGGTGGCTCGTGGATCATCTCGCCGAGCGCTGGCATTTCGACGGATGGCGCAAGGACGGCGACGCGCAGGTATCGAGCGGCACGCTCGGAAATGTGAAGGTTCGTCTGCTTAAGCCGCAGACGTTCATGAACCTGAGCGGCGACGCACTGCGACCCTACACACGCCGTCCGTTCTGGGCGCCGGCAACGGATCTGCTGGTAATTTCGGACGAAGTTGCGCTGCCGGTCGGGCGATATCGCACGCGGGCGAAAGGCAGTGCAGGCGGACACAACGGATTGAAGAGCATCGAGCATGTGCTGAAGACTCGCGACTATGCGCGTCTTCGCATCGGCGTTGGGCCGCCGGCAGATCGCCAGATAAGCGGAGACCTAGCAGATTTTGTGCTGGCGCCATTTGGCAAGATGGAGCGCGAGGAGATAATGTCACTCATGCCCTCGCTTACCGACGTGTGCGAGATATGGGCGAAAGGCGACATCGAAGCTGCGATGCGGTTGAACAATTGA
- the ychF gene encoding redox-regulated ATPase YchF: MLKLGIVGLPNVGKSTLFNALTAASAEAANYPFCTVEPNVGMVEVPDARLGKLAEIVHPKKIVPAVVQFVDIAGLVKGAADGEGLGNKFLANIRETDAIVHVVRCFDDEDVTHVMGSVDPARDREVIEFELAIADLGTLEKRLDKTRRTAKTGDKDAATELVVLERANDFLKEGRGLWHASLTPHEKEVLAPLTLLTVKPVLYAANVSDAELTGEEGPYLAALRAAVAASGEEAEIVPFSAKIEAELAELPPEDRGDFLASLGLESAGLDRLIRAGYHLLGLQTYFTAGEQEVRAWTIHRGDTAPQAAGVIHTDFERGFIKADTVSFDAFIADGGWKDAREKGDVRSEGKEYVVKDGDVLLFKFNV; the protein is encoded by the coding sequence ATGTTAAAGCTCGGCATCGTAGGCCTTCCCAATGTCGGAAAATCGACGCTCTTCAACGCACTCACCGCTGCGAGTGCCGAGGCGGCGAACTATCCGTTCTGCACCGTCGAGCCAAATGTCGGCATGGTGGAAGTTCCCGACGCCCGGCTCGGCAAGCTCGCCGAGATCGTGCACCCGAAGAAGATCGTCCCCGCAGTCGTTCAGTTCGTTGACATCGCCGGCCTCGTCAAGGGCGCGGCAGACGGTGAGGGACTCGGCAACAAGTTTCTCGCGAACATTCGAGAGACCGACGCGATTGTTCACGTCGTGCGCTGCTTTGACGACGAGGACGTGACGCACGTGATGGGCAGTGTCGATCCCGCACGCGATCGCGAGGTGATCGAGTTCGAGCTGGCCATCGCGGACCTGGGAACGCTCGAGAAGCGCCTCGACAAGACGCGTCGCACTGCCAAGACCGGAGACAAGGATGCAGCGACGGAGCTTGTCGTGCTCGAACGCGCAAATGATTTCCTGAAGGAAGGACGCGGACTCTGGCATGCGTCGCTCACGCCGCACGAGAAGGAAGTGCTCGCGCCACTGACATTGTTGACGGTGAAGCCGGTGTTGTACGCGGCGAATGTCAGCGACGCCGAGCTTACTGGCGAGGAAGGCCCATATCTGGCGGCACTGCGCGCCGCTGTTGCCGCGAGTGGCGAGGAAGCCGAGATCGTTCCCTTCTCCGCCAAGATCGAGGCGGAGCTCGCCGAGCTGCCGCCGGAAGATCGGGGCGATTTTCTTGCGTCGCTTGGACTGGAGAGCGCTGGACTGGATCGCCTCATCCGCGCGGGATACCATCTGCTTGGATTGCAGACGTATTTCACCGCCGGCGAGCAGGAAGTGCGTGCGTGGACCATCCATCGCGGCGATACCGCGCCGCAGGCAGCGGGCGTGATCCACACCGACTTCGAGCGGGGCTTCATCAAGGCTGATACAGTCTCATTCGACGCCTTCATTGCCGATGGCGGATGGAAGGACGCGCGCGAAAAGGGAGATGTGCGCTCCGAAGGAAAGGAATACGTCGTGAAGGATGGCGATGTGCTTCTGTTCAAGTTCAACGTCTAG
- a CDS encoding class I SAM-dependent methyltransferase has translation MIDIRRVNDAVDQGWSHVRDTPGYLSEREARFIMTALALAPAEGANIEIGSFKGRSTVGLGTVARMLELEPVHAIDPHTSPSSTDPDLHGAATSYDEFIAHIERTGSSTHVIPHRAFSHEVAATWKGPIRFLWIDGDHTYAGAHADVEMFMPFLADGAVVAMHDVLGTFEGSLRVFVEDLLESDEFGPAGFSGSIGWAQFRQRDGHALGHRMRRRLLAIPARRLIPIAQSGRNLAGWNKYVYKFWRPLAPHGDVDAERLARRLRA, from the coding sequence ATGATAGATATCCGGCGCGTCAACGATGCGGTAGATCAGGGTTGGTCGCACGTGCGTGATACGCCGGGATATCTGTCGGAGCGCGAGGCTCGATTCATCATGACCGCGCTCGCGCTTGCTCCTGCGGAAGGGGCGAACATAGAGATCGGAAGCTTCAAGGGCCGCTCTACAGTTGGACTCGGGACCGTCGCTCGTATGCTCGAGCTGGAGCCCGTGCACGCGATAGATCCCCACACGTCGCCGTCGTCAACGGATCCCGATCTGCATGGCGCTGCGACGTCGTACGACGAGTTCATCGCGCACATCGAGCGCACGGGCAGCAGCACGCACGTAATCCCGCACCGCGCATTTTCGCACGAGGTGGCCGCGACGTGGAAAGGGCCGATACGTTTCCTCTGGATCGACGGCGATCATACCTATGCAGGCGCGCATGCAGACGTCGAGATGTTCATGCCATTTCTGGCCGACGGCGCAGTCGTCGCGATGCACGACGTGCTCGGCACCTTCGAGGGCTCGCTGCGCGTGTTCGTCGAGGACCTGCTCGAATCGGACGAATTCGGTCCCGCAGGCTTCAGCGGATCGATCGGCTGGGCGCAGTTTCGGCAGAGGGACGGTCATGCACTCGGGCATCGAATGCGGCGTCGATTGCTCGCGATACCGGCTCGCCGACTGATCCCCATCGCGCAGAGCGGACGCAACCTCGCAGGGTGGAACAAGTACGTCTACAAATTCTGGCGTCCGCTGGCACCGCACGGTGACGTGGATGCGGAAAGGCTAGCGCGGCGACTCAGGGCTTAG
- the rpsF gene encoding 30S ribosomal protein S6 → MTREYEAVYIFDSALEDAAITEKLSRHHGLLSLTEDAKLDIWGRRQLAYKIGRHENGYYVVARFAADTTTLPEFERSLKLDDGVIRYLISLYEHELGVPADRVEANAARARALAEEEDDEDED, encoded by the coding sequence ATGACTCGTGAATACGAGGCGGTGTACATCTTCGATTCTGCACTCGAAGACGCCGCCATCACCGAGAAGCTGAGCCGCCATCATGGCCTGCTCAGCCTCACCGAAGACGCCAAGCTCGACATCTGGGGCCGCCGTCAGCTGGCCTACAAGATCGGCCGCCACGAGAACGGCTACTATGTCGTCGCGCGCTTCGCCGCCGACACCACGACCCTTCCCGAGTTCGAGCGCTCGCTCAAACTCGATGACGGCGTCATCCGCTATCTCATCAGCCTCTACGAGCACGAGCTCGGCGTTCCCGCCGACCGTGTCGAAGCCAACGCCGCGCGCGCCCGCGCCCTGGCGGAAGAAGAAGACGACGAGGACGAGGACTAA
- the rpsR gene encoding 30S ribosomal protein S18: MARRNKKVSPVLEAGIRFIDYKDERFLSRFITENGKILPGRLSGVDARHQRQLARAIKRARYLALLPYTRSQGA, encoded by the coding sequence ATGGCCAGACGCAACAAGAAGGTCTCACCGGTTCTGGAAGCCGGCATTCGCTTCATCGACTACAAGGACGAGCGCTTTCTCAGCCGCTTCATAACCGAGAATGGCAAGATCCTTCCCGGCCGCCTGAGCGGCGTCGATGCCCGGCATCAGCGGCAGTTGGCGCGCGCCATCAAGCGTGCTCGCTACCTCGCGCTGCTTCCGTACACGAGGAGCCAGGGCGCCTAG
- a CDS encoding DUF2232 domain-containing protein: protein MSRLLAPGWRAALLALFAFLVLPDFPSALRSVVPITETWILLAATLAVCAALGWWNGGGIWLAAVAIILGWYAATSPVGPGPGSYRSLVHGWTLLLAASFGLASLLTPGDKFLVRALSALGIASVVAFAVTISTPDGIPSVRSVMKTEFNRRTDETVAVVNDMAASPVWQRAVERSPSLDSMVKSNEADLRTIANRSARTVPALVALESLLALVLAWVIYHRVASADLGPALGAVKQFRFNDQLIWGLAVGATIFFLPVFADGRDAGLNLLVFFGALYLFRGVGVLSFMTRGKWAATLLIVMTVFAPLMLGALALGVGVGDTWMDWRTRANVDTTR, encoded by the coding sequence GTGTCACGTCTCCTCGCACCCGGTTGGCGGGCCGCGCTCCTGGCGCTCTTCGCCTTCCTGGTGCTCCCGGACTTCCCGAGCGCACTGCGGTCGGTGGTACCAATCACGGAAACGTGGATCCTGCTCGCTGCGACGCTCGCGGTTTGTGCGGCGCTCGGCTGGTGGAACGGTGGCGGCATCTGGCTGGCCGCCGTCGCGATCATTCTGGGTTGGTATGCCGCCACAAGCCCGGTCGGACCCGGGCCTGGCAGCTACCGATCCCTGGTACACGGATGGACGTTGCTGCTGGCGGCGTCGTTCGGCCTGGCGTCGCTGCTGACACCGGGTGACAAGTTTCTGGTAAGGGCACTGTCCGCTCTCGGAATCGCATCGGTCGTGGCGTTCGCGGTCACAATCTCGACGCCTGATGGGATTCCGTCGGTCCGGTCGGTGATGAAGACGGAGTTCAACCGGCGCACGGACGAAACCGTGGCCGTCGTGAACGACATGGCCGCCTCGCCGGTATGGCAACGTGCGGTCGAGCGCAGTCCCAGTCTCGACAGCATGGTCAAGTCCAACGAGGCTGACCTGCGTACCATCGCGAACCGCTCCGCACGTACGGTTCCGGCATTGGTGGCGCTGGAGTCGCTACTGGCTCTGGTGCTGGCGTGGGTGATCTATCACCGAGTTGCCTCGGCCGATCTCGGGCCGGCACTCGGCGCGGTAAAGCAGTTTCGCTTCAACGACCAGCTCATCTGGGGTCTGGCCGTTGGTGCAACGATCTTCTTCCTTCCGGTATTCGCGGACGGACGGGATGCTGGACTGAACTTGCTGGTGTTCTTCGGTGCCCTGTACCTCTTCCGCGGTGTCGGCGTACTGTCGTTCATGACACGCGGGAAGTGGGCTGCGACGCTCCTCATAGTCATGACGGTCTTCGCGCCGCTCATGCTCGGAGCGCTGGCGCTGGGTGTTGGTGTAGGCGATACGTGGATGGACTGGCGGACTCGCGCGAATGTGGATACGACCAGGTGA
- the rplI gene encoding 50S ribosomal protein L9, with protein MEVILRQAVEKLGHTGDVVSVSNGYGRNYLLPRGVAYLATEGNKRKIEQERQRLESAEEARRGSARELAEKLEQVSLTFSARVGEEGKLFGSVTSSDIAAQLAAQGLHVEKRQIELHEPIKALGVYRVAVRLHADVHPEIKVWVIKQ; from the coding sequence ATGGAAGTCATTCTTCGGCAGGCGGTCGAGAAGCTCGGCCATACGGGCGACGTCGTGAGCGTCTCCAACGGTTACGGCCGCAACTATCTCCTCCCCCGCGGCGTCGCGTATCTCGCGACCGAGGGCAACAAGCGCAAGATCGAACAGGAGCGCCAGCGGCTCGAGTCCGCCGAAGAGGCACGCCGCGGATCGGCGCGCGAGCTCGCGGAAAAGCTGGAACAGGTATCACTCACCTTCTCCGCACGCGTCGGCGAGGAGGGCAAGCTGTTTGGCTCGGTCACGTCGAGCGATATCGCCGCTCAGCTCGCCGCTCAGGGGCTGCATGTGGAGAAGCGCCAGATCGAGCTCCACGAGCCGATCAAGGCCCTCGGCGTCTACCGCGTGGCGGTAAGACTGCACGCTGACGTGCATCCCGAGATCAAGGTCTGGGTCATCAAGCAGTAA
- the rsfS gene encoding ribosome silencing factor — MAATTVSTSLAAAQRAAAVCVDVKANDVVILNLEGVSDMTDCFLIASGTSDTHVRSIAEHVMAELRKQGMRAHHVEGLSQGRWVLLDYVDFLVHIFHPTLRDFYQLERLWGDAEVVPVKAEQVTESIK; from the coding sequence ATGGCCGCCACAACCGTTTCGACTTCCCTCGCCGCAGCGCAACGCGCAGCGGCCGTATGTGTCGACGTAAAAGCAAACGACGTAGTCATCCTGAATCTCGAAGGTGTCAGCGACATGACTGATTGCTTTCTGATTGCAAGCGGCACTTCAGACACGCACGTGCGCTCGATCGCGGAGCACGTGATGGCCGAATTGCGCAAGCAGGGAATGCGTGCGCATCACGTCGAGGGATTGAGTCAGGGGCGGTGGGTGCTTCTGGATTACGTCGATTTCCTGGTGCACATCTTTCACCCCACGTTGCGCGATTTCTACCAGCTCGAGCGGCTGTGGGGCGACGCGGAAGTCGTCCCGGTCAAGGCTGAGCAAGTCACGGAGAGCATAAAATGA